One genomic window of Corallococcus caeni includes the following:
- a CDS encoding HD domain-containing phosphohydrolase, whose translation MARILVVDDDVLILAALSRILQAEGYEVVMHSDPVVASREQGFDVVLTDFMMPYLNGIELLSALREKNPRAVRLMLTAAADFKVASEAVNRGEVFRLLGKPWALSELTSSIRQAFEHHRLVAANERLTREVADKNAELLAINMDLERRVVERTTGLLDGLISALDYRDTETQWHSRRVSLYARRLAQEIGLSGPALDVVEQGALLHDIGKIGVRDSILLKPGPLTPDEWVEMKQHPEFGYRMMAKMPYLHEAALIVLQHQERWDGKGYPLGLKGEEIVVGARIFCLVDTLDAITSDRPYRKGRPMSVARDEVRRCAGTQFDPALAEAFLGLPETEWARIRREVELMEEAETHRWTGGKLNAQGEPMPARAAGA comes from the coding sequence ATGGCCCGAATCCTCGTGGTGGACGACGACGTGCTCATCCTCGCGGCGCTGTCCCGGATCCTCCAGGCGGAGGGTTACGAGGTCGTGATGCACAGCGATCCGGTGGTGGCGTCGCGGGAGCAGGGATTCGACGTCGTCCTGACGGACTTCATGATGCCGTACCTCAACGGCATCGAGCTGTTGTCGGCGCTGCGGGAGAAGAACCCGCGCGCGGTGCGATTGATGTTGACGGCGGCGGCGGACTTCAAGGTCGCGTCGGAGGCGGTGAACCGGGGCGAGGTCTTCCGGCTGCTGGGCAAGCCGTGGGCCCTGAGCGAGCTGACGAGCAGCATCCGGCAGGCCTTCGAGCACCACCGGCTGGTGGCGGCCAACGAGCGGCTGACGCGCGAGGTCGCGGACAAGAACGCGGAGCTCTTGGCCATCAACATGGACCTGGAGCGCCGGGTCGTCGAGCGCACGACGGGGCTTCTGGACGGGCTCATCAGCGCGCTGGACTACCGGGACACGGAGACGCAGTGGCACTCGCGTCGCGTGTCGCTGTACGCGCGGCGGCTGGCGCAGGAGATTGGCCTCAGCGGGCCGGCGCTGGACGTGGTGGAACAGGGCGCGCTCTTGCACGACATCGGGAAGATTGGAGTCCGGGACTCCATCCTGCTCAAGCCCGGGCCCCTCACGCCGGATGAGTGGGTGGAGATGAAGCAGCACCCGGAGTTCGGCTACCGGATGATGGCGAAGATGCCCTACCTGCACGAGGCGGCGCTCATCGTCCTGCAGCACCAGGAGCGCTGGGACGGCAAGGGCTATCCGCTGGGGCTCAAGGGCGAGGAGATCGTCGTCGGCGCGCGCATCTTCTGTCTCGTGGACACGCTGGACGCCATCACCTCCGACCGGCCCTATCGCAAGGGGCGCCCCATGAGCGTGGCGCGCGACGAGGTCCGCCGCTGCGCGGGCACGCAGTTCGATCCGGCGCTCGCGGAGGCGTTCCTCGGCCTGCCGGAGACCGAGTGGGCCCGCATCCGCCGCGAGGTGGAGCTGATGGAAGAAGCGGAGACCCACCGCTGGACGGGCGGCAAGCTCAACGCCCAGGGCGAGCCGATGCCCGCGCGCGCCGCCGGGGCCTGA
- a CDS encoding peptidylprolyl isomerase, with product MSACAHTVPPPAPPPPETPAQVMARIQDWEDRRSLGGGELVRLATAAPEVSVRMRALRALARIQDVETLEAVVAELTAPDKAVRDEAAFAAGELAQSWEPLPEDARTALTAALLRAEAAEADGDVRITLLEALGKLATPGAVEVLTARLSPAEGPWSEAAATALGVAARKAGAAAVANVPLEAIRALLKPRERIEVNLAGAYLLAASKRPDAVEALRACLSNAHPDVMALCVKGLGDVGSPSDTLGLNLMLGDATPRVSAEAARALAKLAVKCAPGASCAPLLALEGQAHLAKRVAEGKAAQGHALLAVAQQGLPLQGRPVLSRLRKALAEADRTAVSDEAHADLAWLDCRFAAAMDRQQGSLEQVFQCGYGRVPEARWLALGLHEVAQFKGAPTTASKPGEASPAVPGAAFAVPYLNHASPLVRGAALDALSERPVPEAMAPVRALIGGGDAVVAGLAAATAGKLKDAAALPALEALAERVPKEPDLAEAVAGALVALQGRAAEPRLREWLTHPHVNVRRVAAESLTTLTGTPVRSARVELPADTYRPPAAPAGTTLTLRTRKGDITVLLDPDAPLTGGNLVALAKQGYFRGITFHRVVPDFVAQGGDPRGDGEGGPGHSIRCEMTRRPYARGTVGMALSGKDTGGSQFFFTHSPQPHLDGRYTAFGEVVSGMDVVDALLEGTVIDDVVVGTRAP from the coding sequence GTGAGCGCCTGTGCCCACACGGTGCCGCCGCCCGCTCCGCCGCCGCCGGAGACGCCTGCCCAGGTGATGGCGCGCATCCAGGATTGGGAGGACCGCCGCTCGCTGGGAGGCGGTGAGCTCGTGCGGCTCGCCACCGCCGCGCCGGAGGTGAGCGTGCGCATGCGTGCCCTGCGTGCCCTGGCGCGCATCCAGGACGTGGAGACGCTGGAGGCCGTCGTCGCCGAGCTGACGGCGCCGGACAAGGCCGTGCGCGACGAGGCCGCCTTCGCCGCGGGCGAGCTGGCGCAGTCGTGGGAGCCGCTGCCGGAGGACGCTCGGACGGCGCTGACCGCCGCGCTGCTACGCGCCGAGGCCGCGGAAGCGGATGGCGATGTGCGCATCACGCTGCTGGAGGCGTTGGGCAAGCTGGCCACGCCTGGCGCGGTGGAGGTGCTGACGGCCCGGCTTTCTCCCGCCGAAGGCCCGTGGTCCGAGGCCGCGGCGACGGCGCTGGGCGTGGCGGCGCGCAAGGCCGGCGCGGCGGCGGTGGCGAACGTTCCGCTGGAGGCGATCCGCGCGCTGTTGAAGCCCCGTGAGCGGATCGAGGTGAACCTCGCCGGGGCGTACCTCCTGGCGGCGTCGAAGCGGCCGGACGCCGTGGAGGCGCTGCGCGCGTGTCTGTCCAACGCCCATCCGGATGTGATGGCCCTCTGCGTGAAGGGCCTGGGCGACGTGGGCAGCCCCAGCGACACGCTGGGGCTGAACCTGATGCTGGGGGACGCCACGCCGCGCGTGTCGGCGGAGGCGGCGCGGGCGCTGGCGAAGCTCGCGGTGAAGTGCGCGCCCGGCGCGTCCTGCGCTCCGCTCCTGGCCCTGGAAGGCCAGGCGCACCTGGCGAAGCGGGTCGCGGAAGGGAAGGCGGCGCAGGGCCATGCGTTGCTGGCGGTGGCGCAGCAGGGCCTTCCGCTCCAGGGCCGTCCGGTGTTGTCGCGCCTGAGGAAGGCCCTCGCGGAAGCCGACCGCACCGCCGTGTCCGACGAAGCGCACGCGGACCTCGCCTGGCTGGACTGCCGGTTCGCGGCGGCGATGGACCGGCAGCAGGGCTCGTTGGAGCAGGTATTCCAGTGCGGCTACGGCCGCGTGCCCGAAGCCCGATGGCTCGCCCTCGGACTCCATGAAGTGGCCCAGTTCAAGGGAGCGCCCACCACGGCATCGAAGCCGGGCGAGGCCAGCCCCGCGGTGCCTGGCGCGGCGTTCGCGGTGCCCTACCTGAACCACGCCAGTCCCCTCGTGCGTGGCGCCGCGCTGGACGCCCTCTCCGAGCGCCCCGTCCCCGAAGCGATGGCGCCCGTGCGCGCGCTCATCGGGGGAGGCGACGCGGTGGTGGCGGGGCTCGCCGCGGCCACCGCTGGCAAGTTGAAGGACGCCGCGGCGCTGCCCGCATTGGAGGCCCTGGCCGAGCGCGTTCCCAAGGAGCCGGACCTGGCGGAGGCGGTGGCCGGCGCGCTCGTCGCGTTGCAGGGCCGCGCGGCGGAGCCACGCCTGCGCGAATGGCTGACCCATCCGCACGTCAACGTGCGCCGGGTCGCGGCCGAGTCCCTCACCACGCTCACCGGCACGCCCGTCCGCTCCGCGCGCGTGGAGCTGCCCGCGGACACCTACCGTCCGCCGGCCGCGCCCGCGGGGACGACGCTCACGCTGCGCACGCGCAAGGGCGACATCACCGTCCTGTTGGATCCGGACGCGCCGCTCACGGGCGGCAACCTGGTGGCGCTCGCGAAGCAGGGCTACTTCCGGGGCATCACCTTCCACCGCGTGGTGCCGGACTTCGTCGCGCAGGGCGGAGACCCGCGCGGAGACGGGGAGGGCGGTCCCGGGCACTCCATCCGCTGTGAGATGACGCGCCGGCCGTATGCACGGGGCACGGTGGGGATGGCGCTGTCGGGCAAGGACACCGGCGGCAGCCAGTTCTTCTTCACCCACTCACCGCAGCCGCACCTGGACGGCCGCTACACGGCCTTCGGCGAAGTCGTCAGCGGCATGGACGTCGTGGACGCGCTGCTGGAGGGCACGGTCATCGACGACGTCGTCGTCGGAACCCGCGCCCCCTGA
- a CDS encoding ExbD/TolR family protein has product MAMGKTPGSGDDELEGAGFAEINITPLTDVMLVLLIIFMVTSSVITQQGPGGGAKAGLKVNLPKGGAADVTARTTDLSVAVLADGRFMLAGNVVAEAELKQAFETAKNQNPDTVVIVQADEGVSHGTVVQVMELAKKAGLAQLAIGVREGN; this is encoded by the coding sequence ATGGCCATGGGAAAGACGCCCGGCTCGGGCGACGACGAGCTGGAGGGCGCGGGCTTCGCGGAGATCAACATCACGCCGCTGACGGACGTGATGCTCGTGCTGCTCATCATCTTCATGGTGACCAGCTCGGTCATCACCCAGCAGGGCCCGGGGGGCGGCGCCAAGGCGGGCCTCAAGGTGAACCTGCCCAAGGGCGGCGCCGCGGACGTCACCGCGCGCACCACGGACCTGTCCGTGGCGGTGCTGGCGGACGGCCGCTTCATGCTCGCGGGCAACGTCGTCGCGGAGGCCGAATTGAAGCAGGCCTTCGAGACCGCGAAGAACCAGAACCCCGACACCGTGGTCATCGTGCAGGCGGACGAAGGCGTCTCCCACGGCACCGTGGTGCAGGTGATGGAGCTGGCGAAGAAGGCCGGCCTCGCGCAGCTCGCCATCGGCGTGCGCGAAGGCAACTAG
- a CDS encoding MaoC family dehydratase N-terminal domain-containing protein, translated as MLDKNAIGRASPPTLNEVEKGAIRRFAEAIGDYNPIYYDEEYARASGYPTIVAPPTFPASFHSAADLRELLGVGIKSLLHAEQGFDYERPIFAGDRIYVSTRVSDVFERPGMSGKMDIAVIEDEGRDEEGNLVFRARRTLVVRAAKENA; from the coding sequence ATGCTGGACAAGAACGCGATTGGCCGCGCCTCGCCGCCGACGCTCAACGAGGTGGAGAAGGGCGCCATCCGGCGCTTCGCCGAGGCGATTGGCGACTACAATCCCATCTACTACGACGAGGAGTACGCCCGTGCTTCGGGCTACCCCACCATCGTCGCGCCGCCCACGTTCCCCGCGTCGTTCCATTCCGCCGCGGACCTCCGGGAACTCCTGGGGGTGGGCATCAAGAGCCTGCTGCACGCCGAACAGGGCTTCGACTACGAGCGGCCCATCTTCGCGGGGGACCGCATCTACGTGTCCACCCGCGTGTCGGACGTCTTCGAGCGGCCGGGCATGTCCGGCAAGATGGACATCGCGGTCATCGAGGACGAAGGCCGGGACGAAGAGGGCAACCTCGTCTTCCGCGCCCGCCGGACCCTCGTGGTGCGTGCCGCCAAGGAGAACGCCTGA
- a CDS encoding DUF4292 domain-containing protein, with protein sequence MNRAAAAIFLALLCSACPKRLEFGPEGRIEDAQTLYQHVRERQAQVVNLEGDAKLHVDSPQGSGTLSTFLSITRPGFIHLETYDFFNRPVASLVSNGERFGVYQAGENTYLQGPASAENVSRFLPVVLPSEELVAVMLGQVPLLPPESMTLELDEKERVYVLKLQRGPATQTLRVDPKHLRVVKSEVRGVPGYDLAFEDFEQRGDQLFPGKVHLIASTADTKLDLKYTDIRLNGRPDLTLYELVAPEGARVVDVDARGQEVRSGGTVSPAPPAPGS encoded by the coding sequence ATGAACCGCGCAGCCGCCGCAATCTTCCTGGCCCTCCTCTGTTCGGCCTGCCCCAAACGCCTCGAGTTCGGTCCGGAAGGCCGCATCGAGGATGCCCAGACGCTCTACCAGCACGTGCGCGAGCGGCAGGCGCAGGTCGTGAACCTGGAGGGCGACGCCAAGCTGCACGTCGACTCGCCCCAGGGCAGCGGCACCCTCTCCACGTTCCTCTCCATCACCCGCCCGGGCTTCATCCACCTGGAGACGTACGACTTCTTCAACCGCCCGGTGGCCTCGCTCGTCTCCAACGGAGAGCGCTTCGGCGTCTACCAGGCGGGGGAGAACACGTACCTCCAGGGCCCGGCCAGCGCGGAGAACGTGTCCCGCTTCCTGCCTGTCGTCCTGCCGAGCGAGGAGCTGGTGGCGGTGATGCTGGGCCAGGTCCCCCTCCTGCCTCCGGAGTCCATGACCCTGGAGCTGGATGAGAAGGAGCGGGTGTACGTGCTGAAGCTCCAGCGGGGCCCCGCGACACAGACACTCCGCGTGGACCCGAAGCACCTGCGCGTGGTGAAGAGCGAGGTCCGGGGCGTGCCGGGCTATGACCTGGCGTTCGAGGACTTCGAGCAGCGCGGCGACCAGCTCTTCCCCGGCAAGGTGCACCTCATCGCCTCCACGGCGGACACGAAGCTGGACCTGAAGTACACGGACATCCGCCTCAACGGCCGCCCGGACCTGACGCTCTATGAGCTGGTGGCGCCCGAGGGGGCCAGGGTGGTGGACGTCGACGCACGGGGCCAGGAAGTCCGCTCGGGGGGCACGGTGTCGCCCGCGCCCCCCGCGCCGGGTTCCTGA
- a CDS encoding acyl-CoA dehydrogenase, with protein sequence MSAGINTYKTDLREIFFTLFEQFGFGQVAGQAPYDAWGPDEAKAVLTETYRFAREVLGPLNSVGDREGCRVENGAVFTPKGFKDAWNKLYEQGFKTVAVSPDHGGQGAPMMLQVTVEEILSGANTAFNMYPGLAFGAAEVIAECGTPAQQKQFVERMLNGTWGGTMCLTEPHAGSDVGAAKSTARRNADGTYNIRGTKIFISGGDHDMAGNIIHLVLARIDGAPVGTKGLSLFIVPKLRINADGSAGQPNDVTVASIEHKMGINGSATCVLNFGENDGCLGELVGTVEHVGMSQMFKMMNGARIAVGIQGVSLASAAYYNALDYAKDRKQGSHFTKWKDPAAPRAAILEHPDVRRMLLDIKAHVEGIRALIIKLAMHLDKAKQLAGKDDDAASYHKGQVEVLTPLVKSYGSDQAFRLCAQAIQVYGGAGYIQDYPVEQYTRDSKIFSIYEGTNHIQAMDLVGRKMGQAGGAHFQQFMGDVGSFVEAHREHPVLGEAVKTLAGAQEGLMSSAMALFGWSQDAGRFPLIPLSANRFLNMMSEVAVGWLLLDAAVIAEKAAASVSADHPDKAFYEGKKFSALWYARNVLPNVEYAARLIATEDTSPMDITDAAFGGV encoded by the coding sequence ATGTCCGCCGGCATCAACACCTACAAGACCGACCTTCGAGAGATCTTCTTCACGCTGTTCGAGCAGTTCGGCTTCGGCCAGGTGGCGGGCCAGGCTCCTTATGACGCCTGGGGGCCGGACGAGGCGAAGGCGGTCCTCACGGAGACGTACCGCTTCGCGCGCGAGGTGCTGGGGCCCCTCAACTCGGTGGGTGACCGCGAGGGCTGCCGGGTGGAGAACGGCGCCGTCTTCACGCCCAAGGGCTTCAAGGACGCGTGGAACAAGCTCTACGAGCAGGGCTTCAAGACGGTGGCGGTGAGCCCCGACCACGGCGGCCAGGGCGCGCCGATGATGCTCCAGGTGACGGTGGAGGAGATCCTCTCCGGCGCCAACACGGCCTTCAACATGTACCCGGGCCTCGCCTTCGGCGCGGCGGAGGTCATCGCGGAGTGCGGCACGCCCGCGCAGCAGAAGCAGTTCGTGGAGCGCATGCTCAACGGCACGTGGGGCGGCACCATGTGCCTCACGGAGCCGCACGCCGGCTCCGACGTGGGCGCGGCCAAGTCCACCGCGCGCCGCAACGCGGACGGCACGTACAACATCCGGGGCACGAAGATCTTCATCTCCGGCGGCGACCACGACATGGCCGGCAACATCATCCACCTGGTGCTCGCGCGCATTGACGGCGCGCCGGTGGGCACCAAGGGCCTGTCGCTGTTCATCGTCCCCAAGCTGCGCATCAACGCGGACGGCTCCGCGGGCCAGCCCAACGACGTCACCGTGGCGTCCATCGAGCACAAGATGGGCATCAACGGCTCCGCCACGTGTGTCCTCAACTTCGGTGAGAACGACGGCTGTCTGGGCGAGCTCGTGGGCACCGTCGAGCACGTGGGCATGAGCCAGATGTTCAAGATGATGAACGGCGCGCGCATCGCCGTGGGCATCCAGGGCGTGAGCCTGGCGTCGGCCGCGTACTACAACGCGCTCGACTACGCGAAGGACCGCAAGCAGGGCTCCCACTTCACCAAGTGGAAGGACCCGGCCGCGCCGCGCGCCGCCATCCTCGAGCACCCGGACGTCCGCCGCATGCTGCTGGACATCAAGGCGCACGTCGAAGGCATCCGCGCGCTGATCATCAAGCTGGCCATGCACCTGGACAAGGCGAAGCAGCTGGCGGGCAAGGACGACGACGCGGCCAGCTACCACAAGGGCCAGGTGGAGGTGCTGACCCCGCTGGTGAAGTCCTACGGCTCCGACCAGGCCTTCCGCCTCTGCGCGCAGGCCATCCAGGTGTACGGCGGCGCCGGCTACATCCAGGACTACCCGGTGGAGCAGTACACGCGCGACTCGAAGATCTTCTCCATCTACGAGGGCACCAACCACATCCAGGCCATGGACCTGGTCGGCCGCAAGATGGGCCAGGCGGGCGGCGCGCACTTCCAGCAGTTCATGGGCGACGTGGGCAGCTTCGTGGAAGCGCACCGCGAGCACCCGGTGCTGGGCGAGGCCGTGAAGACGCTGGCCGGCGCGCAGGAAGGCCTGATGTCCAGCGCGATGGCGCTGTTCGGCTGGTCGCAGGACGCGGGCCGCTTCCCGCTCATCCCGCTGTCCGCCAACCGCTTCCTCAACATGATGTCGGAGGTCGCCGTGGGCTGGCTGCTGCTGGACGCGGCCGTCATCGCGGAGAAGGCCGCCGCCAGCGTGAGCGCGGACCACCCGGACAAGGCGTTCTACGAGGGCAAGAAGTTCAGCGCCCTCTGGTACGCGCGCAACGTGCTGCCCAACGTGGAGTACGCCGCGCGCCTCATCGCCACCGAGGACACGTCCCCCATGGACATCACCGACGCGGCGTTCGGCGGCGTCTGA
- a CDS encoding MaoC family dehydratase, whose protein sequence is MPARKLYFESIRVGDELPALAKAPVDRVQLSRYAGASGDYNPVHVDELYAKSVGMPSVYAPGMLVMGMLGQLISDWARGGQLRRYNVRFIKMVWPGDTVVCKGRVSDRHGSGGRYFVEIDLWAENQKGELVMKGGSQIQLFYSLEDENRQRSGQSPIVVEVPRESLVVPAPATPDAAASAPPAAPERDRDEDEEDDEEADEPRTGASSKKTAPREKPAAKTASLPAAKKAKK, encoded by the coding sequence ATGCCCGCGCGCAAGCTCTACTTCGAATCCATCCGCGTCGGTGACGAGCTGCCGGCGCTGGCCAAGGCCCCGGTGGACCGCGTCCAGCTGTCGCGCTACGCGGGCGCCTCCGGCGACTACAACCCCGTGCACGTGGACGAGCTCTACGCCAAGAGCGTGGGCATGCCGTCCGTCTACGCCCCGGGCATGCTCGTCATGGGCATGCTCGGTCAGCTCATCAGCGACTGGGCGCGCGGCGGGCAGCTGCGGCGCTACAACGTCCGCTTCATCAAGATGGTGTGGCCGGGCGACACCGTGGTCTGCAAGGGCCGCGTGAGCGACCGCCACGGCTCCGGCGGCCGGTACTTCGTCGAGATCGACCTCTGGGCGGAGAACCAGAAGGGCGAACTCGTCATGAAGGGCGGCTCGCAGATCCAGCTCTTCTACTCGCTGGAGGACGAGAACCGGCAGCGCTCCGGCCAGTCCCCCATCGTGGTGGAGGTCCCCCGCGAGAGCCTGGTCGTCCCGGCCCCCGCCACCCCGGACGCCGCCGCGAGCGCCCCGCCGGCCGCCCCCGAGCGGGACCGCGACGAGGACGAGGAGGACGACGAGGAGGCGGACGAGCCCCGCACCGGTGCCTCGTCCAAGAAGACCGCCCCCCGGGAGAAGCCCGCCGCGAAGACGGCGTCCCTCCCGGCCGCGAAGAAGGCCAAGAAGTAG
- a CDS encoding NAD(P)H-dependent amine dehydrogenase family protein encodes MARAPDGPVPVVVMGLGFIGQEIARAALSSPEVELMGAVDSQPSLVGRPLGDVLGLAGPRFKVADTLERAVGRRKGVVVLHATSSRLSQVMDQLLDALKLGLPVASTCEELAFPHLKYPELAEKLERAAQKAGVAIVGTGVNPGFVLDRLVATAGQVCGPVRKVTASRVVDARTRREALQRKVGAGLTEEEFFDLVDREELGHVGLVESAALAALGLGLDCDDFEEEVAPVFAEEEITGGAFVVKKGRVAGMFQSVVGLEEGQERVRLELTIAVGADNPRDRIEIDADPRLVLEIPGGVAGDRATANALVNAAPRLTAAEAGLLTVLELPAGR; translated from the coding sequence ATGGCTAGAGCCCCTGATGGGCCGGTGCCGGTGGTGGTGATGGGGCTGGGGTTCATCGGGCAGGAGATTGCCAGGGCGGCCCTGTCATCCCCCGAAGTGGAGCTGATGGGCGCGGTGGACTCGCAGCCCTCCCTGGTGGGCCGTCCCCTGGGCGACGTGCTGGGGCTGGCCGGGCCGCGCTTCAAGGTCGCGGACACGCTGGAGCGCGCCGTGGGGCGCCGCAAGGGCGTGGTGGTGCTGCACGCCACCAGCTCCCGGCTGTCGCAGGTGATGGATCAGCTGCTGGACGCGCTGAAGCTGGGGCTGCCCGTGGCCAGCACCTGCGAGGAGCTGGCGTTCCCGCACCTCAAGTACCCGGAGCTGGCGGAGAAGCTGGAGCGCGCCGCGCAGAAGGCGGGCGTCGCCATCGTGGGCACGGGCGTGAACCCCGGCTTCGTGCTGGACCGGCTGGTGGCCACCGCCGGGCAGGTGTGCGGCCCCGTGCGCAAGGTGACGGCCAGCCGGGTGGTGGACGCCCGGACGCGCCGTGAAGCCCTGCAGCGCAAGGTGGGCGCGGGCCTGACGGAGGAGGAGTTCTTCGACCTGGTGGACCGCGAGGAGCTGGGCCACGTGGGGCTGGTGGAGTCCGCGGCGCTGGCGGCGCTGGGGCTGGGGCTGGACTGCGACGACTTCGAGGAGGAGGTCGCGCCCGTCTTCGCCGAGGAGGAGATCACCGGCGGCGCATTTGTCGTGAAGAAAGGCCGCGTCGCGGGCATGTTCCAGTCCGTGGTGGGTTTGGAGGAGGGGCAGGAGCGGGTCCGCCTGGAGCTGACCATCGCGGTAGGGGCGGACAACCCACGGGATCGCATCGAGATCGACGCGGACCCCAGGCTGGTGCTGGAAATACCGGGGGGAGTGGCGGGTGACCGGGCCACCGCGAACGCGCTGGTGAATGCCGCGCCACGTTTGACGGCCGCGGAGGCAGGGCTCCTGACGGTGCTCGAGCTTCCGGCAGGCCGCTGA
- a CDS encoding MotA/TolQ/ExbB proton channel family protein — MSLNDLLHYLRLGGVTLALLLGASVVALGVAIERLIALWGVSERSRNLGEIVQKHLLRGDVAAARTAAERSDAVAADIFLAGFDRWERSRSTGGNGIESAVERERAQVGLKLRRNLWLLATIGSTTPFVGLFGTVAGIMRSFKDLGVDVEAGGTGGSAAVMTGISEALVATAVGILVAVQAMVFYNYFQARLSRVLVELRLLGDEFVETLKERAAGGPLPEATPSRESATPPAPRPDPQPAS, encoded by the coding sequence ATGAGCCTGAACGATCTACTTCATTACCTTCGCCTGGGCGGCGTCACCCTCGCCCTCCTCCTGGGCGCCTCCGTGGTGGCCCTGGGCGTGGCCATCGAGCGGCTCATCGCCCTCTGGGGCGTGAGCGAGCGCTCCCGCAACCTGGGGGAGATCGTCCAGAAGCACCTCCTCCGGGGGGACGTGGCCGCCGCCCGCACCGCCGCCGAGCGCTCCGACGCCGTGGCGGCCGACATCTTCCTCGCCGGCTTCGACCGCTGGGAGCGCTCCCGCTCCACCGGGGGCAACGGCATCGAGTCCGCCGTGGAGCGCGAGCGCGCCCAGGTGGGTTTGAAGCTGCGGCGCAACCTGTGGCTGCTCGCCACCATCGGTTCGACGACGCCCTTCGTGGGCCTCTTCGGCACCGTGGCCGGCATCATGCGCTCGTTCAAGGACCTGGGCGTGGACGTGGAGGCCGGCGGCACCGGCGGCTCCGCGGCCGTGATGACGGGCATCTCGGAAGCGCTCGTCGCCACCGCCGTGGGCATCCTCGTCGCCGTGCAGGCGATGGTCTTCTACAACTACTTCCAGGCCCGGCTGTCCCGGGTGCTGGTGGAGCTGCGCCTCCTGGGCGACGAGTTCGTGGAGACCCTCAAGGAGCGCGCCGCCGGCGGGCCCCTGCCGGAAGCCACGCCCTCGCGCGAGAGCGCCACGCCCCCGGCCCCGCGGCCGGATCCGCAGCCCGCCTCGTAA
- a CDS encoding ABC transporter ATP-binding protein has protein sequence MTGVAPSPGARVDAPAPLLDVRGLVTQLSLPRGTVRAVDGVSFTVPPGGTLGVVGESGCGKSLTALSVMRLVPQPPGRVVGGEVRFRGEDLLALPEKEMRRVRGRHVAMVFQEPMTSLNPVFTVGEQIGEGVRLHLGATRAQARERAVEMLRQVGIPAPGERVDAYPHQLSGGMRQRVMIAMALACDPALLIADEPTTALDVTIQAQILELLKRLQAERHMAVMLITHDLGVVAGSCDAVVVMYAGRIVEQAPVRELFARPAHPYTAGLLRSIPSPHDAGAAVEGGRQRLKAIPGMVPSLGALPSGCAFRDRCDRATELCARVAPVLEPKRGGQSAACHHPVPAP, from the coding sequence GTGACCGGCGTCGCGCCGTCCCCCGGGGCCCGGGTCGACGCCCCGGCCCCGCTGCTGGACGTGCGGGGGCTCGTCACCCAGCTGTCGCTCCCGCGCGGCACGGTGCGCGCGGTGGACGGCGTGTCCTTCACCGTCCCTCCCGGCGGCACGCTGGGGGTGGTGGGGGAGAGCGGCTGCGGCAAGAGCCTCACGGCGCTGTCGGTGATGCGGCTCGTCCCCCAGCCGCCCGGCCGCGTGGTGGGCGGCGAGGTGCGCTTCCGGGGCGAGGACCTGCTGGCCCTGCCGGAGAAGGAGATGCGCCGCGTGCGCGGCCGGCACGTGGCCATGGTCTTCCAGGAGCCCATGACGTCGCTCAACCCGGTGTTCACCGTGGGCGAGCAGATTGGCGAAGGCGTCCGGCTGCACCTGGGCGCGACGCGCGCGCAGGCGCGTGAGCGCGCGGTGGAGATGCTCCGTCAGGTGGGCATCCCGGCGCCCGGCGAGCGCGTGGACGCGTACCCGCACCAGCTCTCCGGCGGCATGCGCCAGCGCGTGATGATCGCCATGGCGCTCGCGTGCGACCCGGCGCTGCTCATCGCGGACGAGCCCACCACCGCGCTGGACGTCACCATCCAGGCGCAGATCCTCGAGCTGCTCAAGCGCCTCCAGGCCGAGCGCCACATGGCGGTGATGCTGATCACGCACGACCTTGGCGTGGTGGCCGGAAGCTGTGACGCGGTGGTGGTGATGTACGCGGGCCGCATCGTGGAGCAGGCCCCGGTGCGCGAGCTGTTCGCCCGGCCCGCGCACCCGTACACGGCGGGCCTGCTGCGCTCCATCCCGTCGCCGCACGACGCGGGCGCGGCGGTGGAGGGCGGACGCCAGCGCTTGAAGGCCATCCCCGGCATGGTGCCTTCGCTGGGCGCGCTGCCGTCCGGGTGCGCCTTCCGCGACCGCTGCGACCGCGCCACCGAGCTGTGCGCCCGCGTCGCGCCCGTGCTGGAGCCCAAGCGCGGAGGCCAGTCCGCCGCCTGCCACCATCCGGTGCCCGCGCCATGA